GCCTGTACAAATTAGATGGAGATACGTCAACAACGTACATAAAAGGTGTTGGAGATATCCGATGGGGAATTGATATTAACGGCGGTGTAGAAGCTACGTTCTCTCCGGATACGGAAGGAACAACAGCGACAAAAGAGCAGATGGACTCTGCAAAATCTGTTATTGAGACCCGTTTAATCAAAAACAATATTACAGATTATGAGCTGTATGCCGACTACAATCATGAACGGATTATTGTTCGTTTTCCATGGAAAAATGGAGAAGTGACATTTGATCCGGAAGAAGCAATCAATGAGCTTTCTGCAACAGCACAGCTGACTTTCCGAGAGGGAAATCAATATTCCAATCAGACTACGGATGACAACGGTAATATTGTTAAGACCGGTCCGACTGGCACAACGGCTTCCAGTATTCTGTTGGAAGGCAAAGACGTAAAATCTGCCAGTGCTGCAGTCCAGAATAATGAGTCTACCGGGAAACAGGAATATGTGGTTTCTCTGGAATTTACGGATGAAGGGGCTCAGAAATTTGCAGATGCAACGAAAAAAATTGCAAATGAAGGGTCTACACTTTCCATCTGGATGGACGATACCATGATTTCGTATGCGAGTGTAGATAAAACGAAGTATGGAGAAACTGGTATTACTGGTGGAAAAGCCGTTATTCAAGGTTCTTTTACAGCAAAAGAAGTTTCGACACTTGCAAATCAGATCAATTCCGGTGCTTTGCCGTTTAAGCTGAATACAACTAGCTTTAGTACTGTCAGTCCGGTTTTGGGGACAACTTCTCTGCAGGCAATGCTGATTGCAGGAATTATCGGGTTCGCCGGGATTTGCCTGTTTATGTTGTTTGTATTTCGCTTGCCCGGCGTTGTTGCCATTATTTCTCTATGCGGTCAGATCGCACTTTGCTTTGCGGCCGTATCGGGATACTTCCCATTTATTAACAGCTTTACTTTAACATTACCTGGCATTGCCGGCATTATTCTTTCCATCGGTATGGGCGTCGATGCTAATATTATTACAGCAACCCGTATTAAGGAAGAGATTTGCGCAGGGAAGAGCATAGACAATGCAATTCGTGCCGGTGATGAAAATAGTTTTTGGGCAATTTTTGATGGTAATATTACCACAATTATTGTATCTGTTATTTTGATGTTGGTCTTTGGCCCAACGAATATCCTTTCTTCTTTCTTTGGTCCAAGTACAACCGGATCGATTTATTCCTTTGGCTACACATTATTGATTGGCAACATCGGAAACTTTATCTTCGGCGTCTTTACCACCCGAACAATGACGAAGTCTTTGTCCTCCTTTAAATGTTTCCGTAAGCGCTGGCTTTTTGGCGGCGTTTCTGAGAAAAAACTGGCTGCTAATCCTGAGACTACTGGAATTTATAAATTCCATATTGGATTTAGTGAGAACAAAAAAATTTATATTGCCTTTTCACTTTCTTTGTTTGCAATTGGAATTATTTGTAACGTGATATTTGGCACACAACTGGATATTCAGTTTAAAGGTGGTTCCGTGATTAAGTATTCCTATCAGGGAGACCTTCAGTCCAATGACATGGAGCAAGTTGCAAAAGATATTACCGGAAAAGATGTGACGGTTCGGCTTTTAGGAGATATGGCTGGAGGATCGCAGCAGAAGAGTGTTTCAATTAGCTTTGCGGGGACCGATAATATTACAGTTGATCAACAGACGCAGATTGCACAGGCTTTGAGTGAAAAGTATCCTGACTCTCAATTTACAGTTGTTGAATCCAGTTCCATTAACCCAACGATGGGAAGCGATTTCTTTAAGAAGTGTATTGTTGCATGTATTATTACGGTAGTACTGCTTGTTTTGTATGTGTCTATGCGCTTTAAAAAGATTGGCGGATTTCCTGCCGGAACGATGGCAATTGTTGCTTTACTGCATGATGTCCTGATGATTTATTTCACATTTATTATTTTTAGGATTCCGATTAACGATAACTTTATTGCTGTTGCTTTGACAATCCTTGGTTACTCACTAAATGATACGATTATTATTTATGACCGTATTCGTGAGAATCGTCGACTTTTGGGAGGGCGTGCTTCCTATGCCGAGTTAGTGGATTTGAGTACGAATCAAACTTTGACTCGTTCAATTTATACCGCTTTGTGCACGTTCTTTGCAATCACTTGTGTGTTTGTGTTAGGGTCAATCTTCAATCTACCTAGTGTTACTACATTTGCGCTGCCTATGATGGTAGGGGTGCTTTCCGGCTGTTATTCTTCTGTTTGTATTGCTGGCCCACTTTATGTAGCTTGGGAAGAGCATAAGAAAAAGAAGAGAATTGCCGCAAAAGCTGCTAGTGCAAATTCACAGACCAAAAAATAAACTCTAAGATTAAGAAAAAGCAAGGTCCAACCGCTCCTTTGATCGGTTGGACCTTGCTTTTTTATTTTTTCGATTTTCCCCATGAGTCGTAGTAAACCATAGTATCCAAAGGCCTTCTAGGACGAGGTGCCGGGCGTGCTTCTGCAGAATATCCAATCGGAATAATTCCACATATATATTGATTTTCAGGAATTCCTAAAATTGGGTGGACGTCTTTTTGATCGAACCACCCGGTCCAGCAGGCCGCAAGGCCATCATGCTCCACTTCCAGTAAAAGATTTTCAATGGCAATGGCAGTGTCGCGAATAATTTGCTTTAGTTCCGGTTCTGGGCTGTTTTCATCGAGATGAAAGGGACCGTCTTTTTTTCTGCAGGTAATATCTGCAGTACAAACCAACAGAACAGGTGCTTCTTTCATCCATCTTTGATTATGATCTGCGGAAATTAAAGCATTTTTGATGGCTGCAGACCGGACAACAATAAAATTCCAGGGCTGTGTATTATCCCCGGAAGGAGCAAGCCTTGCACTTTCGATTAAATCAAGAATTTGTTTGTCTGTAACATCGCGGGTAGAATATTTTCGAATACTTCTTCTGGATTCAATTTCTTTTAGCATTTTGATTCCTCCTGTTACAAAAATAGAAAAGCCGCCGAAAAATCATTAGAAAATTCGGCGACTTTGAGTTTAATGATTATTTTGTGACTTGTTCGAAACATGATGAATATGCATGGAACCACTATTGGCTTTTTCGGCGCTGTGAGGGTGTTCCATTGCATTTCGATAATCCTGCACCATAATAGCGGCAAGCGCTTCACAGGTTAATCCTGCCGTGCTTCTTCTCACCAATTTTCGGAGAAGACCTTCGCCTTCTAAGTCAAGCTGGCTCAGCATACGCAGTTTGTCGCCCAGCTGAGAGGCGTGTTCAAACAAAAATCCGTTGACGCCTTCTCTTACTAGTTCAGCATTCGCACTGCTTTGTTCCAAAAGGACTGGAAGACCGGCCGCCATTGCCTCTAGAGGAGAAGCTTTGATCGCGGCAGACTTGCTGGCACTGACAAATGCTCTGCAGCATGAGAAACAGCGGTTCAAATCATCTTTTGAAAGGTCTCCTGCAAAAGTTACTTTTGAAGAGATTCCAAGCATTTTGGCACGCTCTGTCAGAATTGCAGAATCAGGTCCGCTTCCGGCAATGATCAGGCGAAGTCGATCCTGCACTGAAACACTGGAATTCCAATATTGAAGTAGTTCATTGACGCCGCAGTCTCCCATTAATCTGCCGGCAAAAACAAATGCAGTTTCGTCCGGCTGAATCTGCAACTGCTCACGCATTTCCAGATCGATTCCGTGGATTGGAGAAAAAGTCTCAAGATCAACGCAAAAAGGAGATCGATGCATTTTACAGTGAATATCAAGTTTGCGAAGAATCTCTTTTGTTTTTCCGGAAGGAACACAAATGGTATCGGCAGCAGTGCACAGCTTTCGTAAAGTGCTGCGAGCTTTCATTTTGAGAAGACTGTCATAAATGCGGTTGACACCAGCATCTTCGGTCGTATCATAAAGATTCAAAAGAGTCAGCACAAACGGAAGCTGGTTTGTTTCGGCTACATGAAGCGCAGAGAGTCCCATATCATCTGCTGTTACTGCGTGAATAATGTTGGGACGAAATGCTTCCATAATATCGTAAACCGGAGAAAGCATACTCGATTTTACAGAATACCCATAATAATTTGAAGACACCTTTGCGGGACAAAAAATAGTATCATCTTGAGTATAACAATCATCTGCTTCCGGATCGCAGGTAACCAATAAAACAGTGTGTCCTGCACGGGAAAGGCTTTTTTTCAGAATTGATACATATGCAGATGCATCACTGTGCGCATTACTTGCTCCGGAAAATAATGCAATTCTCATTGGGAGTCCTCCATTTATGCTAAATGTACAAAAAATTTTTCGAATTATTTTTAAGCGCTTCCATTATAACACGATTTCTGTTTTCTTAAAAGAAAATCTTTTGGTTTTGACTTTAAACTTATCCATCTATGCGATATAATGAATCTATTGTAAGTTTATTAGAAAATAATTTTTTTAGGACGTTACAATAGGAAAAGAGGGTGTTAAGATTGGCAGAAAATTTTACGGTTAGTCTTTCAAAAATCATTCAGGAAATTTCTTTGAATATTGTTAGTATGCCCTGTAATCCAGATGAAGTCTTGATTTCTTCAAAAGATGTGAATCGTCCAGGATTGGAACTCAATGGTTTTTATAAGTATTATGATACCACTCGCATCATTATTATTGGAAATGCCGAGACTGCTTTTTTAAATGATTGTACACCGGAGCGCCGAGCAGAAGTATTGGACAAAATTTTTTCAGCTAAGCCGCCGGCTGTTATTATTGCGAGAAATTTAACTCCGGCACCGGAACTTCTTGCTGCAACAAAGCACTATCAGATTCCTGTCTTAGAGACATCAGATACGACAAGCAGTCTTGTCGCAGCTTTAGTTACTTATTTAAACGAAGAGCTGGCACCTCGTGTTACGCGTCATGGAGTTTTGGTGGAAGTTTATGGAGAAGGAATCCTTTTGGTGGGAGACAGCGGCGTTGGAAAAAGTGAAACCGCAGTAGAACTCATCAAACGCGGTCATCGGCTGGTTGCAGATGATGCCGTAGAAATTCGTCGCGTTTCCGTAGAAACTTTAATTGGTCAGGCACCAGAAAATATTCGTCATTTTATCGAACTTCGGGGAATTGGAATCATCAATGCCCGCCGCATTTTTGGTATGGGTGCTGTTAAAATGAGCGAAAAATTGGATATGATTATTAATCTGGAACTTTGGAACAATGAAAAAATCTATGACAGAATGGGCCTTGATAATGAATATACAGAGCTTTTGGGAGTAAAAGTTCCTGTGTTGACAATCCCGGTAAAGCCGGGACGAAATCTTGCTGTTATTATTGAAGTTGCCGCAATGAATAATCGTCAGAAAAAGATGGGATATAATGGGGCACAGGAATTGTTAAAACATCTTGGAATGGACCCCGATATGATGAAACAAAAGGAAACAAAATTAGATTTGTCGTTTTAAATATTGGAAAGGACGAATGAATGAAGATTATCGCTGATTTGCATACACATACAGTTGCTTCTACGCACGCATATAGTACTTTGCAGGAAATGGTGACCGCAGCCTCTGAAATGGGGCTTTCTGCAATTGCTGTTACAGATCATGGAGTGGAGATGCCCGGCGCGCCTAAGGCTGGTACTTGGTATTTTTCCAATCTCCGATCAATTCCGCATCTTTACCATGGTATATTAGTCCTTCGCGGACAAGAAACCAATGTGCTCAATATGGAAGGGGAGATTGATCTCGAAAAGGAGGCGGAGCCATGGATGGATTGGGTTGTTGCCTCCATTCATCCGCCATGCTTTCGAAGTGGAGAAAAACAGAAGGATGTAACAAGCGCATGGCAGGGAATTGCAGAGAACCCTATCGTAAACGTAATTGGCCATTGCGGAGATCCCCGTTTTCCTTTTGACTACGAAAAGATGATTCCGATTTTTCGAGATGCAGGAAAATTAGTTGAACTAAATGAAGCTACTTTTTCTGTTCGGTCACAGTCAACTTCAAACTGTAAAAAGATTATGCAGTTATGTAAAAAATATTCAGCACCGATTGTTGTGAATAGCGATTCTCATTTTTCGGCGAATGTAGGAAAATTTCCGCAGGCTTTAGCACTACTGCAAGAACTGAATTTTCCGGAAGAGCTGATTATTAATTCAAATATAGAACGATTGAGAAAATATTTGCAGTGTTATACCCGTGTCTTTGAGGACCATGCCCTATCTGAAGGAGGATTTTGATGGAAAAGCTAGAAATATTAAAACGCACGGCCCAAAATGTGGGGTGTGAAGTAATAGAAAATGAACAGATGAGTCGCCATACTACTTTTCAAATTGGCGGTCCGGCGGATTTGTTTATTACGGTTTCCAATATTATTGCATTGAAAGACGTGATCAAGTCTGCAGGAGCATTGGGAATTCCGTTGCTGCCACTTGGAAACGGAAGCAATCTTTTGGTAAGTGATGATGGAATTCGCGGTGCAGTTTTAAATTTAAATGGAGATTTTCGAAAAATTTCTTTAGCAGATCCTGTTACCATTAATTGCGGAGCAGGAGCTACTTTGGCAAGTCTTTGCAATTTTGCGCGTAAAAATTCGCTGTCCGGACTTGAATTTGCATGGGGAATTCCAGGATCTGCCGGCGGTGCAGCCTTTATGGATGCGGGGGCTTATGATGGTCAGCTGAGCGATGTGCTTTTTTCAACTACGCATGTAACTCATTCAGGGAGAACAGGCTTCTTGATGGGAGAAGAAATGGAGCTTGGATATCGTTCCAGTGCCTATCAGACGAATGGATGTTTAATTACCTCTCTTGTTGTGCGCTTAAAGAAAGGAAATCAGGAGCAAATTTCCATGCAGATGGAAGAACTTTTGAAACGGAGAAAAGCAAAACAGCCTGTAGAATTACCAAGTGCTGGGAGTACGTTTAAGCGCCCTGAGGGGCATTTTGCAGGGACTTTGATTGAACAATGCGGATTAAAGGGTGCTAGAGTTGGAGGCGCTATGGTCAGTGAGAAGCATGCTGGCTTTATTGTCAACATGGGAGGGGCTACCTGTACAGATGTGCTGTCTTTAATTGAAGAAATTCAGAAAACGGTTTTGCAGCAGACTGGCATTTCTCTGGAATGTGAGGTCCGCTATCTCTCTTAGAAAAAGGAACACAAAGAGGAGGAAAAAATGAATTTTATTATTGTTACCGGTCTTTCAGGCGCTGGAAAATCGCGTGCGATGCATGCAATGGAAGATATCGGATTTTATTGTATTGATAATCTTCCGCCAAAATTAATTTCCCCTTTTTATGATCTGTGTATGCAGGCACAGCCTCAGATTTCACAAGTCGCAGTGGTAACGGATATCCGTGGCGGAGATATGTTTTCCAGCCTTTTTGAAGCCCTTGACAACTTAAAAGAAGAAAACAAACCATATAAAATTCTGTTTTTGGATGCGAACGATATTGTTCTTCAGAATCGTTTTAAAGAAACTCGCCGCAAGCATCCTCTGAGTGAAGATACCCACGGGATTGAGCAGGCGGTAAAATTGGAACGGGAAATTCTGCGTCCGGTGCGGGAACGTGCGGATTATTTGATCGATACTTCACTTTTATCTCCAGCACAACTCAAGCAGCGGATTGACAGCCTTTTTCTTGACAATGCTTCCAATGCATTGAGTATCCATTGCGTTTCTTTCGGGTTTAAATATGGAATGCCAACAGAAGCGGATCTGGTGTTTGATGTGCGGTGCTTGCCAAATCCTTATTATGTGGAAGAATTGCGTAACTTGAATGGACTCGATGAGCCTGTTCGCGCTTATGTGATGAAATGGGAACAAACGCAGGGATTTATTAAGCGTTTGCTCGATTTGATTGATTATATGATGCCGCTTTATTGCAGCGAGGGGAAGAGTCAACTGGTCATTGCAGTAGGCTGCACCGGTGGGCATCACCGCTCGGTAGCGATTGCACAGCTGCTTTATGATCATTTGATTGCACAGGGAATGCATGCTAGTGTGAATCATCGTGATATTCAAAAGAATTAGGAGGGAAGCAGGACGTGTCTTTTGCTTCTGCAATTAAATCAGAACTAAGCAAACAAAAAACTTCGCGTATCTGCTGTCGTACGGCAGAGTGCTATGGTATTTTGCTCTTTGGCCGTTCTTTTTCATTGAATGGAATTTCGTTTACAACAGAAAGTCCTGACGCTGCGCATTGTGCGTCACAAATGATCGCACAAGTATCCGGAGCTATCGTCGAGACGAAAAGAATTCTTCGCCGTGCTGAACACACGGCGTTCGTTGTATCAGTGGAAGATATTGAAGATCGCCGAAAGATCCTAAACATGTTCGGCCATGATGGAAACGAGATCCATTTACTTCTTAATCATGCGGTTTTGGAAAACGAATGCTGCCTGAGTGCTTTTCTGCGGGGGGCTTTCCTTTCCTGCGGAACCGGAGTCGACCCTCAGAAGGAATATCGTTTGGAGTTTGTAGTACCGCATTTTCACCTTGCAAAAAGCTTGAGCGCAATTTTGGCAGAAGTTCCTGAACTTGCTTTACAGCCGATCATTTCTAGGCGGCAGGGAGCTTATGTCGTTTATTTGACCGGCGGAGATCGGATTTCTGATTTTCTCACTTATCTTGGAGCTGTTCAATCCTCTATGGAAGTGATGCAGGCAAAAATGCTCAAAGAGGTCCGAAATAATGTCAATCGGAAAACAAATTTTGAGACGGCCAATATTGGGAAAACAGCATCTGCTGCGGCTTTGCAGATTGAAGCAATTGAACGCTTTTTGAATTTAGGCGGCTGGGCTGCTATTCCGGAAGAATTGCGGGAACTTGCGAAAAAGCGCTATGAAAATCCGGAGCTTTCTTTACGAGAGCTTGGGCAAAGTCTAGAAACACCACTTTCTCGTTCTGGCGTCAATCATCGTTTGCAAAAACTAATTGAGCTGTCGGAAAAATTACAAAAACATTGATCTTATAGAATCGGAGGTACCATTTTTTGTTTACTCATTTACATCTTCATACAGAATATAGTCTCTTGGATGGTGCCTGTCGGATTGAGCAACTGCTGGATCTTGCGGCCGAAAGAGGAGATAAAGCGGTTGCCATTACAGATCATGGGGTCATGTATGGGGCTGTTAATTTTTATAAAGCCGCAAAAAAGCGTGGAATTAAGCCAATTATTGGCTGTGAAGTGTATGTTGCACAGAGAACTCGTTTTGATAAAACGAATGAACTTGATGGTCAGAGCTATCATTTGGTACTGCTGTGTGAAAATAATACAGGCTATCAGAATCTGATTGCGCTTGTCAGCCACGCATGGATCGAGGGCTTTTACAATAAGCCGCGGGTGGATCTTGAGCTTTTAAAACAGCATCATGAGGGAATTATTGCGCTTTCTGCCTGTTTAGCTGGAGAAATTCCGCGTGCTTTATCGGCTGGAGATTATGGGGAAGCAAAAAAAGCAGCATTGCGGTATTCTGATATTTTCGGAGAAGATCATTTTTATTTAGAACTGCAGGACCATGGTTTGCCGGATCAGAAACGAATCAATCCGTTTTTGATTCGCCTTTCGAATGAAACAGGGATTCCGTTAGTGGTGACAAATGACTGTCATTATCT
This genomic window from Caproicibacterium sp. BJN0003 contains:
- a CDS encoding glycosyltransferase, which gives rise to MRIALFSGASNAHSDASAYVSILKKSLSRAGHTVLLVTCDPEADDCYTQDDTIFCPAKVSSNYYGYSVKSSMLSPVYDIMEAFRPNIIHAVTADDMGLSALHVAETNQLPFVLTLLNLYDTTEDAGVNRIYDSLLKMKARSTLRKLCTAADTICVPSGKTKEILRKLDIHCKMHRSPFCVDLETFSPIHGIDLEMREQLQIQPDETAFVFAGRLMGDCGVNELLQYWNSSVSVQDRLRLIIAGSGPDSAILTERAKMLGISSKVTFAGDLSKDDLNRCFSCCRAFVSASKSAAIKASPLEAMAAGLPVLLEQSSANAELVREGVNGFLFEHASQLGDKLRMLSQLDLEGEGLLRKLVRRSTAGLTCEALAAIMVQDYRNAMEHPHSAEKANSGSMHIHHVSNKSQNNH
- the hprK gene encoding HPr(Ser) kinase/phosphatase, producing the protein MAENFTVSLSKIIQEISLNIVSMPCNPDEVLISSKDVNRPGLELNGFYKYYDTTRIIIIGNAETAFLNDCTPERRAEVLDKIFSAKPPAVIIARNLTPAPELLAATKHYQIPVLETSDTTSSLVAALVTYLNEELAPRVTRHGVLVEVYGEGILLVGDSGVGKSETAVELIKRGHRLVADDAVEIRRVSVETLIGQAPENIRHFIELRGIGIINARRIFGMGAVKMSEKLDMIINLELWNNEKIYDRMGLDNEYTELLGVKVPVLTIPVKPGRNLAVIIEVAAMNNRQKKMGYNGAQELLKHLGMDPDMMKQKETKLDLSF
- the whiA gene encoding DNA-binding protein WhiA; translated protein: MSFASAIKSELSKQKTSRICCRTAECYGILLFGRSFSLNGISFTTESPDAAHCASQMIAQVSGAIVETKRILRRAEHTAFVVSVEDIEDRRKILNMFGHDGNEIHLLLNHAVLENECCLSAFLRGAFLSCGTGVDPQKEYRLEFVVPHFHLAKSLSAILAEVPELALQPIISRRQGAYVVYLTGGDRISDFLTYLGAVQSSMEVMQAKMLKEVRNNVNRKTNFETANIGKTASAAALQIEAIERFLNLGGWAAIPEELRELAKKRYENPELSLRELGQSLETPLSRSGVNHRLQKLIELSEKLQKH
- a CDS encoding nitroreductase family protein, with product MLKEIESRRSIRKYSTRDVTDKQILDLIESARLAPSGDNTQPWNFIVVRSAAIKNALISADHNQRWMKEAPVLLVCTADITCRKKDGPFHLDENSPEPELKQIIRDTAIAIENLLLEVEHDGLAACWTGWFDQKDVHPILGIPENQYICGIIPIGYSAEARPAPRPRRPLDTMVYYDSWGKSKK
- the rapZ gene encoding RNase adapter RapZ encodes the protein MNFIIVTGLSGAGKSRAMHAMEDIGFYCIDNLPPKLISPFYDLCMQAQPQISQVAVVTDIRGGDMFSSLFEALDNLKEENKPYKILFLDANDIVLQNRFKETRRKHPLSEDTHGIEQAVKLEREILRPVRERADYLIDTSLLSPAQLKQRIDSLFLDNASNALSIHCVSFGFKYGMPTEADLVFDVRCLPNPYYVEELRNLNGLDEPVRAYVMKWEQTQGFIKRLLDLIDYMMPLYCSEGKSQLVIAVGCTGGHHRSVAIAQLLYDHLIAQGMHASVNHRDIQKN
- the murB gene encoding UDP-N-acetylmuramate dehydrogenase, yielding MEKLEILKRTAQNVGCEVIENEQMSRHTTFQIGGPADLFITVSNIIALKDVIKSAGALGIPLLPLGNGSNLLVSDDGIRGAVLNLNGDFRKISLADPVTINCGAGATLASLCNFARKNSLSGLEFAWGIPGSAGGAAFMDAGAYDGQLSDVLFSTTHVTHSGRTGFLMGEEMELGYRSSAYQTNGCLITSLVVRLKKGNQEQISMQMEELLKRRKAKQPVELPSAGSTFKRPEGHFAGTLIEQCGLKGARVGGAMVSEKHAGFIVNMGGATCTDVLSLIEEIQKTVLQQTGISLECEVRYLS
- a CDS encoding phosphatase; translated protein: MKIIADLHTHTVASTHAYSTLQEMVTAASEMGLSAIAVTDHGVEMPGAPKAGTWYFSNLRSIPHLYHGILVLRGQETNVLNMEGEIDLEKEAEPWMDWVVASIHPPCFRSGEKQKDVTSAWQGIAENPIVNVIGHCGDPRFPFDYEKMIPIFRDAGKLVELNEATFSVRSQSTSNCKKIMQLCKKYSAPIVVNSDSHFSANVGKFPQALALLQELNFPEELIINSNIERLRKYLQCYTRVFEDHALSEGGF
- the secF gene encoding protein translocase subunit SecF, which translates into the protein MKRVKKPMFFIVAILIFLFTFSSAFGLYKLDGDTSTTYIKGVGDIRWGIDINGGVEATFSPDTEGTTATKEQMDSAKSVIETRLIKNNITDYELYADYNHERIIVRFPWKNGEVTFDPEEAINELSATAQLTFREGNQYSNQTTDDNGNIVKTGPTGTTASSILLEGKDVKSASAAVQNNESTGKQEYVVSLEFTDEGAQKFADATKKIANEGSTLSIWMDDTMISYASVDKTKYGETGITGGKAVIQGSFTAKEVSTLANQINSGALPFKLNTTSFSTVSPVLGTTSLQAMLIAGIIGFAGICLFMLFVFRLPGVVAIISLCGQIALCFAAVSGYFPFINSFTLTLPGIAGIILSIGMGVDANIITATRIKEEICAGKSIDNAIRAGDENSFWAIFDGNITTIIVSVILMLVFGPTNILSSFFGPSTTGSIYSFGYTLLIGNIGNFIFGVFTTRTMTKSLSSFKCFRKRWLFGGVSEKKLAANPETTGIYKFHIGFSENKKIYIAFSLSLFAIGIICNVIFGTQLDIQFKGGSVIKYSYQGDLQSNDMEQVAKDITGKDVTVRLLGDMAGGSQQKSVSISFAGTDNITVDQQTQIAQALSEKYPDSQFTVVESSSINPTMGSDFFKKCIVACIITVVLLVLYVSMRFKKIGGFPAGTMAIVALLHDVLMIYFTFIIFRIPINDNFIAVALTILGYSLNDTIIIYDRIRENRRLLGGRASYAELVDLSTNQTLTRSIYTALCTFFAITCVFVLGSIFNLPSVTTFALPMMVGVLSGCYSSVCIAGPLYVAWEEHKKKKRIAAKAASANSQTKK